The following coding sequences lie in one Caloenas nicobarica isolate bCalNic1 chromosome 17, bCalNic1.hap1, whole genome shotgun sequence genomic window:
- the LOC135995802 gene encoding nuclear envelope pore membrane protein POM 121C-like isoform X1: MAGAGPGAGLGGRRGAALALSLSLAVALALASLLLLRGALLGAAALGAAGAWCAMRPGPPAPRPPAKAAANGGPAAASGRPGRVPPRRFGLGAPPQAPRRRYPLPQARSAVCPPAARWEGCSPRSAPWARRAAPLRSPVTVRIARPAAGMARSPALEQLISPMAFPANSSPDPCAKETVLNAIKESRKRAVEQEEEQAFGNNQESKRRRHDSSGSGHSAFEPLVANGAPASLIPKPGSLKRGLVSHCPDDGSSKRSRTSSVSSLNNTYTGGIPSSIRNAIASSYSSSRGLAQLWKRSGMSVSPLSSPASSRPQTPEWPLKKAREEELHRSNTSTPVKLDKELQPEKVVETPVQKKQNSLSPPSGSSGKRKRKIQLLSSRRGDQLALPPPPQLGYAITLEDLDAEKKAALQWFNKVLEDKAADVAPSTTAETTPASRLLVFPVTSPGPAPASTAPAPAGTPSLLDSLKKMQSSSAAPTPADSTGAAVAPQPPSSAAQPPASAASLESSALPVTSADTKPVPVLSPAVPAAPPALGAQTPSSLAPPAFPELGPTPSKPPAFPKPSILFGIANAPPASQPATTVTTAAPTATTAAPTTAPVFKPIFGALPKSESAAACTAVVSPAVTVSASSGPSSTSSTTTVFKPIFGSVTAAASSPAKASPFAFKPPSQPASATELPAASTATLAGFTGLPNVIFTTAATTATTQSSSTDATSKPVFSFGLNPPASTGPVAGPAVTAATSTATSQPFLFGGPASSAPSTETTFATPGPVFQFGKPPSATVTATTSVPGGPAFGQAPSSSAAPTTTVGFSVFGGTTLTSSTPATTGQATLTFGSSLSAFGSSFCTGAKPPPPYSSAASQPAFSTGAAESQPPASKPAAGPVSFGPPFTFGAPTAQPAAQPVFGSGAQPAFGTANTQGSFGTPSTQAAFGTTTSVFSFGTATSTTTSFGSTTQTTSSSAGTTVFGTTPSPFTFGAAAQPGPSGSTFGIGAPTLSSGSPAVGFSFGAGQSGAAPAATPFGSSLAQNQSTPFAFAVPSTPDNKPVFGGAPAPTFGQSAPVPGAVGSSGSGLSFGTPSTPASAFGGVGASFGSSTPAFSIGAGSKTGARQRLQARRQHTRKK, from the exons atggcgggggccgggccgggcgcggggctcggggggcggcggggcgcggcgctggccctgtccctgtccctggccGTGGCGCTGGCCCTGgcctcgctgctgctgctgcggggcgCGCTGctgggggcggcggcgctgggcgcGGCGGGGGCCTGGTGCGCGatgcggcccggcccgcccgcgccgcgcccgcccgccaAAGCCGCCGCTAACGGAggcccggccgccgcctcgGGCCGGCCCGGGAgggtcccgccgcgccgcttCGGCCTGGG GGCCCCGCCGCAGGCCCCGCGCCGCCGGTACCCGCTGCCGCAGGCCCGGAGCGCCGTGTGTCCGCCCGCCGCCCGCTGGGAGGGCTGCTCCCCCCGGAGCGCCCCCTGggcccgccgggccgccccgctgcGCAGCCCCGTCACCGTGAGGATCGCCCGGCCGGCCGCCGGCATGGCCCGCTCCCCCGC CCTGGAGCAGTTGATCTCACCCATGGCCTTCCCGGCCAACAGCAGCCCGGACCCATGTGCAAAAGAGACTGTGCTGAACGCCATCAAGGAGAGCAGGAAAAGGGCcgtggagcaggaggaggagcaggctTTTGGGAACAATCAGGAGAGCAAGAGAAG GCGCCACGACAGCAGTGGCAGTGGGCACTCGGCATTCGAGCCGCTGGTGGCCAACGGTGCCCCTGCTTCGCTCATCCCCAA GCCTGGCTCTCTGAAGAGGGGCCTCGTCTCGCACTGCCCCGATGATGGCTCCAGCAAGAGGTCCCGCACCTCTTCCGTGAGCTCCCTCAACAACACGTACACTGGCGGGATCCCCAGCTCCATCCGCAACGCCATCGCCAGCTCCTACAGCTCCAGCCGTGGCCTTGCGCAG CTGTGGAAAAGAAGCGGCATGAGTGTGTCCCCCCTGTCCAGCCCAGCGTCCTCCCGCCCCCAGACACCTGAGTGGCCTCTCAAGAAAGCCAG GGAAGAGGAGTTACATCGCTCCAACACCTCCACGCCGGTGAAATTGGACAAGGAGCTGCAGCCAGAGAAAG TGGTAGAGACGCCAGTGCAGAAGAAGCAGAATTCCCTGAGCCCGCCGTCAGGGAGCAGCGGGAAGCGCAAGCGCAAGATCCAGTTGCTGTCGTCTCGCCGGGGAGACCAGCTGGCGCTG cccccgccgccgcagCTGGGCTACGCCATCACCTTGGAGGACTTGGACGCGGAGAAGAAGGCAGCGTTGCAGTGGTTCAACAAAGTCTTGGAGGATAAGGCTG CAGATGTGGCCCCCAGCACCACTGCAGAGACTACACCCGCATCCAGGCTGCTGGTGTTCCCTGTGACCTCCCCGGGACCCGCCCCGGCCTCCACGgctcctgccccagctggcACCCCCTCGCTGCTGGACAGCCTGAAGAAGATGCAGAGCAGCTCGGCCGCCCCCACGCCGGCAG ACTCCACTGGAGCTGCGGTAGCCCCCCAGCCACCTTCATCGGCTGCACAGCCCCCTGCTTCTGCTGCATCACTGGAGTCGAGCGCTCTGCCTGTCACCTCTGCCGACACCAAACCTGTGCCCGTGCTGAGCCcggctgtccctgctgccccccctgccctgggggcGCAGACCCCCAGCAGCCTGGCACCTCCTGCCTTCCCAGAGCTGGGCCCGACCCCCAGCAaacctcctgccttccccaagCCGAGCATCCTCTTCGGGATCGCGAACGCCCCTCCTGCCAGCCAGCCGGCAACGACCGTGACCACTGCTGCGCCCACTGCAACCACTGCTGCACCCACCACAGCCCCCGTCTTCAAACCCATCTTTGGCGCTTTGCCGAAAAGCGAGAGTGCAGCAGCCTGCACGGCTGTCGTCTCCCCCGCTGTCACCGTGTCTGCGAGCTCAGGCCCCTCCTCGACATCCTCCACCACCACCGTGTTCAAGCCCATCTTCGGCAGCGTCACCGCCGCAGCCTCATCTCCAGCCAAGGCCTCTCCTTTCGCCTTCAAGCCCCCGTCGCAGCCAGCCTCGGCCACAGAGCTGCCAGCCGCCTCCACGGCCACCCTGGCAGGATTCACAGGTCTCCCTAACGTCATCTTCACCACCGCAGCTACAACTGCCACCACGCAGAGTTCCTCCACAGATGCCACCAGTAAACCTGTCTTCAGCTTTGGACTCAACCCACCAGCCTCCACCGGCCCCGTCGCTGGCCCGGCCGTCACCGCTGCCACATCCACCGCCACGTCACAGCCTTTCCTGTTCGGTGGCCCGGCCAGCTCGGCTCCCAGCACAGAAACCACCTTTGCCACCCCAGGGCCCGTGTTCCAGTTTGGAAAGCCACCTTCAGCCACGGTCACTGCCACCACCAGTGTCCCAGGAGGCCCTGCGTTTGGCCAAGCACCTTCAAGCTCAGCGGCTCCTACCACCACCGTGGGCTTTAGTGTATTTGGGGGCACCACGCTGACCTCTTCCACCCCAGCCACCACGGGTCAAGCCACGTTGACGTTCGGCTCCTCCCTTTCAGCTTTTGGCAGCTCCTTCTGCACTGGCGCGAAGCCGCCGCCGCCGTACTCCAGTGCAGCGAGTCAGCCGGCATTCAGCACCGGAGCTGCTGAGAGCCAACCACCCGCCAGCAAACCCGCTGCCGGCCCTGTCAGCTTCGGCCCTCCCTTCACTTTTGGggcgcccacagcccagccggCGGCTCAGCCGGTGTTCGGCAGCGGTGCTCAGCCAGCCTTCGGCACAGCCAACACCCAGGGCTCCTTcggcacccccagcacccaggcagCGTTTGGGACCACCACGTCGGTCTTCTCCTTCGGGACAGccacctccaccaccaccagctTTGGTTCCACCACCCAAACCACAAGCAGCAGCGCTGGCACCACTGTTTTTGGCACCACTCCTTCTCCTTTCACCTTTGGGGCAGCTGCCCAGCCGGGGCCCTCCGGCAGCACCTTCGGGATCGGCGCCCCCACCCTGAGCAGCGGCTCCCCGGCCGTGGGGTTCAGCTTTGGGGCCGGGCAGagtggggcagccccggcagcaACACCGTTCGGCTCTTCACTGGCGCAGAATCAGAGCACGCCCTTCGCCTTCGCCGTGCCCAGCACGCCCGACAACAAGCCTGTGTTCGGAG GAGCCCCCGCGCCCACCTTTGGGCAGAGCGCGCCCGTCCCGGGGGCGGTGGGGAGCAGCGGCAGCGGCCTTTCCTTTGGGACGCCCAGCACCCCGGCCTCAGCCTTCGGGGGAGTCGGCGCTTCCTTTG GTTCGTCCACCCCCGCCTTCTCCATCGGGGCGGGCTCCAAGACGGGCGCTCGGCAGCGGCTGCAAGCGCGGAGACAGCACACCCGCAAAAAGTGA
- the TRIM50 gene encoding E3 ubiquitin-protein ligase TRIM50 has translation MARRMSINELEDQLLCPICLEVFKEPLMLQCGHSYCKSCVVSLSGELDGQFLCPVCRQTVDCSASPPNVMLARVIEVLQSRGEAEPSPESCPTHHNPLSLFCEADQEVICGLCGTIGNHRQHKITPISTTYCRMKEELSVLLTDVQQYKRNLDEHFGKLINNKSRIANEADVFKWVIRKEFQELHRYIDEEKATFLESVEGKAAQLITSIESQVKQTSDALQRLKEMQSSLEALGDESQLDFIRKYSSSQFRSELPSLHPGDGIFNPVSFKPCFHQDDIKMTVWKRLHRRVLPAPEMLKLDPVTAHPLLELFKGDTVVQCGLYQRRDSNPKRFNSSNCILTCKGFSCGQHYWEVIVGARNHWRVGIIKGTVSRKGKLSKSPENGVWLIGLKDGKVYEAFSTPRAVLPLTTRPQRIGIYLHYEKGELTFYNADSPDELSPIYTFQAEFQGQLYPIVDLCWPERGPYSPPIILPAPPISQHSRVLQDHPVPEEPKKL, from the exons ATGGCTCGGAGGATGAGCATCAACGAGCTGGAGGACCAGCTCCTCTGTCCCATCTGCCTGGAGGTCTTCAAGGAGCCCCTGATGCTGCAGTGTGGGCATTCGTACTGCAAGTCCTGCGTGGTGTCACTGTCCGGAGAGCTGGACGGGCAGTTCCTGTGCCCCGTGTGCCGCCAAACCGTGGACTGCAGCGCCTCGCCACCCAACGTCATGCTGGCCCGTGTCATCGAGGTGTTGCAGAGCCGGGGTGAGGCAGAGCCCAGCCCGGAGTCCTGCCCCACGCACCACAACCCCCTCAGCCTCTTCTGCGAGGCTGACCAAGAGGTGATCTGTGGGCTCTGCGGCACCATCGGCAACCACCGCCAGCACAAGATCACCCCCATCTCCACCACGTACTGCCGCATGAAG GAGgagctgtctgtgctgctgacCGATGTCCAGCAGTACAAGAGGAACCTGGATGAACACTTCGGCAAGCTCATCAACAACAAAAGCCGCATCGCA AACGAGGCAGATGTCTTCAAGTGGGTGATCCGGAAGGAGTTCCAGGAGCTGCACAGGTACATCGACGAGGAGAAGGCCACCTTCCTGGAGAGCGTCGAGGGGAAGGCGGCTCAGCTCATCACCTCCATTGAGAGCCAGGTCAAGCAGACATCCGACGCACTGCAGCGGCTGAAGGAGATGCAGAGCTCTCTGGAGGCACTCGGAGACGAAAGCCAGCTGGATTTCATCCGG aaatacaGCTCCTCCCAGTTCAG GTcagagctccccagcctgcaccccGGTGATGGCATCTTTAACCCTGTCTCGTTCAAGCCGTGCTTCCACCAAGATGACATCAAGATGACGGTGTGGAAGCGCCTGCACCGCCGTGTCCTGCCAG CTCCAGAGATGCTGAAGCTGGACCCGGTGACGGCGCATCCCCTCCTGGAGCTCTTCAAGGGGGACACAGTGGTGCAGTGCGGCCTCTACCAGCGCCGGGACAGCAACCCCAAGCGTTTCAACTCCAGCAACTGCATCCTGACCTGCAAGGGCTTCTCCTGTGGGCAGCATTACTGGGAGGTGATCGTGGGCGCCAGGAACCACTGGCGCGTGGGCATCATCAAAGGCACGGTCAGCCGCAAAGGGAAGCTCAGCAAATCTCCCGAGAACGGCGTCTGGCTCATCGGCCTGAAGGACGGGAAAGTCTATGAGGCTTTCAGCACCCCGCGTGCTGTCTTGCCACTGACCACCCGGCCCCAGCGCATCGGTATCTACCTGCACTACGAGAAGGGCGAGCTGACCTTCTACAATGCTGACAGCCCCGATGAGCTCAGCCCCATCTACACCTTCCAGGCGGAGTTCCAGGGTCAGCTCTACCCCATCGTGGACCTGTGCTGGCCAGAGCGAGGGCCCTACTCGCCCCCCATCATCCTGCCCGCACCCCCCATCAGCCAGCACTCCCGGGTGCTGCAGGACCATCCCGTCCCAGAGGAGCCCAAGAAGCTGTAG
- the LOC135995802 gene encoding nuclear envelope pore membrane protein POM 121C-like isoform X2 — MAGAGPGAGLGGRRGAALALSLSLAVALALASLLLLRGALLGAAALGAAGAWCAMRPGPPAPRPPAKAAANGGPAAASGRPGRVPPRRFGLGAPPQAPRRRYPLPQARSAVCPPAARWEGCSPRSAPWARRAAPLRSPVTVRIARPAAGMARSPALEQLISPMAFPANSSPDPCAKETVLNAIKESRKRAVEQEEEQAFGNNQESKRRRHDSSGSGHSAFEPLVANGAPASLIPKPGSLKRGLVSHCPDDGSSKRSRTSSVSSLNNTYTGGIPSSIRNAIASSYSSSRGLAQLWKRSGMSVSPLSSPASSRPQTPEWPLKKAREEELHRSNTSTPVKLDKELQPEKVVETPVQKKQNSLSPPSGSSGKRKRKIQLLSSRRGDQLALPPPPQLGYAITLEDLDAEKKAALQWFNKVLEDKADVAPSTTAETTPASRLLVFPVTSPGPAPASTAPAPAGTPSLLDSLKKMQSSSAAPTPADSTGAAVAPQPPSSAAQPPASAASLESSALPVTSADTKPVPVLSPAVPAAPPALGAQTPSSLAPPAFPELGPTPSKPPAFPKPSILFGIANAPPASQPATTVTTAAPTATTAAPTTAPVFKPIFGALPKSESAAACTAVVSPAVTVSASSGPSSTSSTTTVFKPIFGSVTAAASSPAKASPFAFKPPSQPASATELPAASTATLAGFTGLPNVIFTTAATTATTQSSSTDATSKPVFSFGLNPPASTGPVAGPAVTAATSTATSQPFLFGGPASSAPSTETTFATPGPVFQFGKPPSATVTATTSVPGGPAFGQAPSSSAAPTTTVGFSVFGGTTLTSSTPATTGQATLTFGSSLSAFGSSFCTGAKPPPPYSSAASQPAFSTGAAESQPPASKPAAGPVSFGPPFTFGAPTAQPAAQPVFGSGAQPAFGTANTQGSFGTPSTQAAFGTTTSVFSFGTATSTTTSFGSTTQTTSSSAGTTVFGTTPSPFTFGAAAQPGPSGSTFGIGAPTLSSGSPAVGFSFGAGQSGAAPAATPFGSSLAQNQSTPFAFAVPSTPDNKPVFGGAPAPTFGQSAPVPGAVGSSGSGLSFGTPSTPASAFGGVGASFGSSTPAFSIGAGSKTGARQRLQARRQHTRKK; from the exons atggcgggggccgggccgggcgcggggctcggggggcggcggggcgcggcgctggccctgtccctgtccctggccGTGGCGCTGGCCCTGgcctcgctgctgctgctgcggggcgCGCTGctgggggcggcggcgctgggcgcGGCGGGGGCCTGGTGCGCGatgcggcccggcccgcccgcgccgcgcccgcccgccaAAGCCGCCGCTAACGGAggcccggccgccgcctcgGGCCGGCCCGGGAgggtcccgccgcgccgcttCGGCCTGGG GGCCCCGCCGCAGGCCCCGCGCCGCCGGTACCCGCTGCCGCAGGCCCGGAGCGCCGTGTGTCCGCCCGCCGCCCGCTGGGAGGGCTGCTCCCCCCGGAGCGCCCCCTGggcccgccgggccgccccgctgcGCAGCCCCGTCACCGTGAGGATCGCCCGGCCGGCCGCCGGCATGGCCCGCTCCCCCGC CCTGGAGCAGTTGATCTCACCCATGGCCTTCCCGGCCAACAGCAGCCCGGACCCATGTGCAAAAGAGACTGTGCTGAACGCCATCAAGGAGAGCAGGAAAAGGGCcgtggagcaggaggaggagcaggctTTTGGGAACAATCAGGAGAGCAAGAGAAG GCGCCACGACAGCAGTGGCAGTGGGCACTCGGCATTCGAGCCGCTGGTGGCCAACGGTGCCCCTGCTTCGCTCATCCCCAA GCCTGGCTCTCTGAAGAGGGGCCTCGTCTCGCACTGCCCCGATGATGGCTCCAGCAAGAGGTCCCGCACCTCTTCCGTGAGCTCCCTCAACAACACGTACACTGGCGGGATCCCCAGCTCCATCCGCAACGCCATCGCCAGCTCCTACAGCTCCAGCCGTGGCCTTGCGCAG CTGTGGAAAAGAAGCGGCATGAGTGTGTCCCCCCTGTCCAGCCCAGCGTCCTCCCGCCCCCAGACACCTGAGTGGCCTCTCAAGAAAGCCAG GGAAGAGGAGTTACATCGCTCCAACACCTCCACGCCGGTGAAATTGGACAAGGAGCTGCAGCCAGAGAAAG TGGTAGAGACGCCAGTGCAGAAGAAGCAGAATTCCCTGAGCCCGCCGTCAGGGAGCAGCGGGAAGCGCAAGCGCAAGATCCAGTTGCTGTCGTCTCGCCGGGGAGACCAGCTGGCGCTG cccccgccgccgcagCTGGGCTACGCCATCACCTTGGAGGACTTGGACGCGGAGAAGAAGGCAGCGTTGCAGTGGTTCAACAAAGTCTTGGAGGATAAGGCTG ATGTGGCCCCCAGCACCACTGCAGAGACTACACCCGCATCCAGGCTGCTGGTGTTCCCTGTGACCTCCCCGGGACCCGCCCCGGCCTCCACGgctcctgccccagctggcACCCCCTCGCTGCTGGACAGCCTGAAGAAGATGCAGAGCAGCTCGGCCGCCCCCACGCCGGCAG ACTCCACTGGAGCTGCGGTAGCCCCCCAGCCACCTTCATCGGCTGCACAGCCCCCTGCTTCTGCTGCATCACTGGAGTCGAGCGCTCTGCCTGTCACCTCTGCCGACACCAAACCTGTGCCCGTGCTGAGCCcggctgtccctgctgccccccctgccctgggggcGCAGACCCCCAGCAGCCTGGCACCTCCTGCCTTCCCAGAGCTGGGCCCGACCCCCAGCAaacctcctgccttccccaagCCGAGCATCCTCTTCGGGATCGCGAACGCCCCTCCTGCCAGCCAGCCGGCAACGACCGTGACCACTGCTGCGCCCACTGCAACCACTGCTGCACCCACCACAGCCCCCGTCTTCAAACCCATCTTTGGCGCTTTGCCGAAAAGCGAGAGTGCAGCAGCCTGCACGGCTGTCGTCTCCCCCGCTGTCACCGTGTCTGCGAGCTCAGGCCCCTCCTCGACATCCTCCACCACCACCGTGTTCAAGCCCATCTTCGGCAGCGTCACCGCCGCAGCCTCATCTCCAGCCAAGGCCTCTCCTTTCGCCTTCAAGCCCCCGTCGCAGCCAGCCTCGGCCACAGAGCTGCCAGCCGCCTCCACGGCCACCCTGGCAGGATTCACAGGTCTCCCTAACGTCATCTTCACCACCGCAGCTACAACTGCCACCACGCAGAGTTCCTCCACAGATGCCACCAGTAAACCTGTCTTCAGCTTTGGACTCAACCCACCAGCCTCCACCGGCCCCGTCGCTGGCCCGGCCGTCACCGCTGCCACATCCACCGCCACGTCACAGCCTTTCCTGTTCGGTGGCCCGGCCAGCTCGGCTCCCAGCACAGAAACCACCTTTGCCACCCCAGGGCCCGTGTTCCAGTTTGGAAAGCCACCTTCAGCCACGGTCACTGCCACCACCAGTGTCCCAGGAGGCCCTGCGTTTGGCCAAGCACCTTCAAGCTCAGCGGCTCCTACCACCACCGTGGGCTTTAGTGTATTTGGGGGCACCACGCTGACCTCTTCCACCCCAGCCACCACGGGTCAAGCCACGTTGACGTTCGGCTCCTCCCTTTCAGCTTTTGGCAGCTCCTTCTGCACTGGCGCGAAGCCGCCGCCGCCGTACTCCAGTGCAGCGAGTCAGCCGGCATTCAGCACCGGAGCTGCTGAGAGCCAACCACCCGCCAGCAAACCCGCTGCCGGCCCTGTCAGCTTCGGCCCTCCCTTCACTTTTGGggcgcccacagcccagccggCGGCTCAGCCGGTGTTCGGCAGCGGTGCTCAGCCAGCCTTCGGCACAGCCAACACCCAGGGCTCCTTcggcacccccagcacccaggcagCGTTTGGGACCACCACGTCGGTCTTCTCCTTCGGGACAGccacctccaccaccaccagctTTGGTTCCACCACCCAAACCACAAGCAGCAGCGCTGGCACCACTGTTTTTGGCACCACTCCTTCTCCTTTCACCTTTGGGGCAGCTGCCCAGCCGGGGCCCTCCGGCAGCACCTTCGGGATCGGCGCCCCCACCCTGAGCAGCGGCTCCCCGGCCGTGGGGTTCAGCTTTGGGGCCGGGCAGagtggggcagccccggcagcaACACCGTTCGGCTCTTCACTGGCGCAGAATCAGAGCACGCCCTTCGCCTTCGCCGTGCCCAGCACGCCCGACAACAAGCCTGTGTTCGGAG GAGCCCCCGCGCCCACCTTTGGGCAGAGCGCGCCCGTCCCGGGGGCGGTGGGGAGCAGCGGCAGCGGCCTTTCCTTTGGGACGCCCAGCACCCCGGCCTCAGCCTTCGGGGGAGTCGGCGCTTCCTTTG GTTCGTCCACCCCCGCCTTCTCCATCGGGGCGGGCTCCAAGACGGGCGCTCGGCAGCGGCTGCAAGCGCGGAGACAGCACACCCGCAAAAAGTGA
- the NSUN5 gene encoding 28S rRNA (cytosine-C(5))-methyltransferase: MALYGAAAAVLRELERGRGGVKSLVYNSGFPHVRQLYALVSETLRYSPVLEKLLDGAALLQAEKKLPPQLAKVLVYDLLFGKGLKCGGRWKALARRHRARLQAELARLKVQHRVSRNEDLLAPAASPAASQVPRYVRVNTLKTCVDDVVDFFKRQGYSYLGKAASVEELRALSGKKFLLDLHLPELLVFPPQTDFHDNVLYTSGHIILQDKASCLPAFLLSPAPGSHVIDACAAPGNKTSHLAAILQNKGQIFAFDVDTKRLATMNTMLMRAGVTAFQLAQQDFLTVDPTDPKYRKVTHILLDPSCSGSGMVTRLPQEEAAPSAERLRALAGFQRKALSHALSFPALQRLVYSTCSLHQEENEAVVEAVLRDHGSAFRLVNTFPSWPCRGLAAFPGAKSCLRASPATTLTQGFFVAVLERHRDRDAASSSVPAAAENPQSTEGTEPGAAPKKRKRKKQKVKE, encoded by the exons ATGGCGCTGTacggcgcggccgccgccgtccTGCGGGAGCTGGAGCGCGGCCGTGGCGGCGTCAAGAGCCTGGTGTACAACAGCGGCTTCCCG CACGTCCGGCAGCTCTACGCCCTGGTGTCCGAGACCCTCCGCTACTCCCCAgtgctggagaagctgctggacGGCGCCGCGCTGCTGCAGGCCGAGAAGAAGCTGCCGCCGCAGCTGGCGAAG GTGCTGGTGTACGACCTGCTCTTTGGGAAGGGCCTCAAGTGCGGGGGCCGCTGGAAGGCGCTGGCCCGGCGGCACCGGGCCCGGCTGCAGGCCGAGCTGGCCCGGCTGAAGGTGCAGCACAGAGTGAGCCGCAACGAGGACCTGCTGGCCCCGGCAGCGAGTCCCGCAG CCTCCCAGGTACCGCGCTACGTCCGAGTCAACACCCTGAAGACTTGTGTGGACGATGTGGTTGACTTCTTCAAGCGCCAGGGCTACTCCTACCTGGGCAAGGCAGCCAG TGTGGAGGAACTGAGGGCTCTCTCTGGGAAGAAATTCCTGTTGGATCTTCATCTCCCGGAGCTGCTGGTTTTCCCTCCGCAGACGGACTTCCATGACAACGTGCTCTACACTTCAGGACACATAATTCTGCAGGACAAG GCCAGCTGCCTCCCCGCCTTCCTCCTCAGCCCGGCTCCCGGCTCCCATGTCATCGATGCCTGCGCAGCCCCGGGGAACAAGACCAGTCACCTGGCTGCCATCCTGCAGAACAAGGG CCAGATCTTTGCCTTTGACGTGGACACCAAGCGCCTGGCCACCATGAACACCATGCTGATGCGGGCAGGGGTCACGGCCTTCCAGCTGGCCCAGCAGGACTTCCTGACCGTGGATCCCACAGACCCTAAATACCGCAAGGTGACCCACATCCTCCTCGACCCATCCTGCAGTGGATCAG GGATGGTGACACGGTTGCCACAGGAGGAGGCTGCCCCGAGCGCCGAGCGGCTGCGGGCGCTGGCTGGGTTCCAGCGCAAGGCCCTGAGCCATGCCCTGAGCTTCCCAGCGCTCCAGCGCCTGGTCTACTCCACCTGCTCTCTGCACCAGGAGGAGAATGAGGCCGTGGTGGAGGCCGTGCTGCGGGATCACGGCTCGGCCTTCAG GCTGGTGAACACCTTCCCGTCCTGGCCCTGCCGCGGCCTTGCCGCCTTCCCCGGGGCCAAGAGCTGCCTCCGCGCCTCGCCCGCCACCACGCTGACCCAGGGCTTCTTCGTGGCTGTCCTGGAGcggcacagggacagggatgctgCCTCCAG CTCGGTGCCGGCAGCAGCCGAGAACCCGCAGTCCACAGAGGGAACGgagccaggagcagctcccaagaagaggaagaggaaaaagcagaaggtGAAGGAGTGA